The Streptomyces sp. DH-12 genome has a window encoding:
- a CDS encoding ABC transporter ATP-binding protein, with product MATTLAKAADGTQSATHAARIEHVSKSFAGPAGQQLVLDDISLDVAPGEFVTLLGASGCGKSTLLNLVAGLDRPTAGAITTDGRPALMFQEHALFPWLTAGKNIELALKLRGAPKNERRERAEQLLELVRLGGAHGKRVHELSGGMRQRVALARALAQESRLLLMDEPFAALDAITRDVLHDELTRIWRETGLSVLFVTHNVREAVRLAQRVILLSSRPGRIARQWTVDIPHPRRIEDTAVAELSVEITEQLRGEIRRHGQH from the coding sequence ATGGCCACGACCCTCGCCAAGGCCGCCGACGGCACGCAGTCGGCCACGCACGCGGCCCGCATCGAGCACGTCTCGAAGTCCTTCGCGGGCCCCGCGGGACAACAGCTCGTGCTGGACGACATCAGCCTCGACGTCGCCCCCGGCGAGTTCGTCACCCTCCTCGGCGCCTCCGGCTGCGGCAAGTCCACCCTGCTCAACCTGGTCGCCGGCCTCGACCGGCCCACCGCCGGAGCCATCACCACCGACGGCCGCCCCGCCCTGATGTTCCAGGAACACGCCCTGTTCCCCTGGCTCACCGCCGGCAAGAACATCGAACTCGCCCTGAAACTGCGCGGCGCACCCAAGAACGAACGGCGTGAGCGCGCCGAACAGCTGCTGGAGCTGGTCCGCCTGGGCGGCGCCCACGGCAAGCGCGTCCACGAGCTGTCCGGCGGCATGCGCCAGCGCGTCGCCCTCGCCCGCGCCCTCGCCCAGGAGAGCCGGCTGCTGCTGATGGACGAGCCGTTCGCCGCGCTCGACGCCATCACCCGCGACGTCCTGCACGACGAACTCACCCGCATCTGGCGCGAGACCGGCCTGTCGGTGCTGTTCGTCACCCACAACGTCCGCGAGGCCGTCCGCCTCGCCCAGCGCGTGATCCTGCTGTCCTCACGCCCCGGCCGCATCGCCCGGCAGTGGACCGTGGACATCCCGCACCCGCGCCGCATCGAGGACACCGCCGTGGCGGAGCTGTCCGTCGAGATCACCGAGCAACTCCGTGGGGAGATCCGCCGACATGGCCAGCACTGA
- a CDS encoding ABC transporter permease, producing MASTDTTTPGDTGDLAGLEAGLDALETVQTTRKPLRQTLTQKVLPPVVAVALVLAVWQSLITFEVVDDPTKLPAPADVWHVLEKAWLQGELLGYIWTSVSRGLLGFCLALLIATPLGLLLARVRLIRAAIGPILSGLQSLPSVAWVPPAVIWLGLNNQMMYAVILLGAVPSIANGLLSGVDQVPPLFQRAGRTLGATGLKGTWHITLPAALPGYVAGLKQGWAFSWRSLMAAEIIASFPDLGVGLGQLLENGRNASDMAMVFEAILLILTVGIAIDLLIFSPLERRVLRTRGLLVKS from the coding sequence ATGGCCAGCACTGACACCACTACTCCCGGGGACACCGGCGATCTCGCCGGACTGGAAGCGGGCCTGGACGCACTGGAGACGGTGCAGACCACCCGCAAGCCGCTGCGGCAGACCCTCACCCAGAAGGTCCTCCCCCCGGTCGTCGCCGTCGCGCTCGTGCTGGCCGTGTGGCAGTCCCTGATCACCTTCGAGGTCGTCGACGACCCCACCAAGCTGCCCGCGCCCGCCGACGTCTGGCACGTGCTGGAGAAGGCCTGGCTGCAGGGCGAACTCCTCGGCTACATCTGGACCTCGGTCTCCCGCGGCCTGCTCGGCTTCTGCCTCGCCCTGCTCATCGCCACCCCCCTCGGTCTCCTCCTCGCCCGCGTCAGACTGATCCGCGCCGCGATCGGCCCGATCCTGTCCGGTCTGCAGTCCCTGCCCTCGGTCGCCTGGGTCCCGCCCGCCGTCATCTGGCTCGGCCTGAACAACCAGATGATGTACGCGGTCATCCTCCTGGGCGCGGTCCCCTCCATCGCCAACGGACTGCTCTCCGGCGTCGACCAGGTCCCGCCCCTGTTCCAGCGCGCCGGCCGCACCCTCGGCGCCACCGGCCTCAAGGGCACCTGGCACATCACCCTGCCCGCCGCCCTCCCCGGCTATGTCGCCGGACTGAAGCAGGGCTGGGCCTTCTCCTGGCGCTCCCTCATGGCCGCCGAGATCATCGCCTCCTTCCCCGACCTCGGCGTCGGCCTCGGACAGCTCCTGGAGAACGGCCGCAACGCCAGCGACATGGCCATGGTCTTCGAGGCGATCCTGCTCATCCTCACCGTCGGCATCGCCATCGACCTGCTGATCTTCAGCCCCCTCGAACGACGGGTCCTGCGCACCCGCGGACTCCTGGTGAAGAGCTGA
- a CDS encoding sirohydrochlorin chelatase, whose amino-acid sequence MLRRPVLLVVAHGSRDPRHAATVHDLVRRVRAQRPGLRVETGFLDFNVPSVGAVLESLDAEGVRDVVALPLLLTRAFHAKADIPAVLAEAPPRLRIRQAEVLGPSPLLLAALERRLYEAGLTPADKPSTGVVLASAGSSDPEAIAVIADVAREWRHTGWCAVRPAFASASLPRTEQAVRELRELGCPRVAVAPYVLAPGRLPDRIARGAAGADVLADVLGPSPEVARVLLERYDAARTPSLQALGA is encoded by the coding sequence ATGCTGCGTCGTCCTGTCCTTCTCGTCGTCGCCCACGGCAGCCGTGACCCGCGGCACGCCGCGACCGTGCACGACCTGGTGCGCCGGGTGCGCGCCCAGCGGCCCGGCCTGCGGGTGGAGACCGGGTTCCTGGACTTCAACGTGCCGTCCGTCGGCGCGGTGCTCGAGTCCCTGGACGCGGAGGGGGTGCGTGACGTGGTCGCGCTGCCGCTGCTGCTGACCCGCGCCTTCCACGCCAAGGCGGACATCCCCGCGGTGCTGGCCGAGGCCCCGCCGCGGCTGCGGATCCGCCAGGCCGAGGTGCTGGGTCCGTCCCCGCTGCTGCTGGCGGCCCTGGAACGCCGGCTGTACGAGGCGGGTCTGACGCCCGCCGACAAGCCCTCGACCGGGGTCGTGCTGGCCTCGGCGGGGTCCTCCGACCCGGAGGCGATCGCAGTGATCGCAGACGTCGCGCGGGAGTGGCGGCACACCGGTTGGTGCGCCGTGCGGCCTGCGTTCGCCTCCGCATCCCTTCCCCGCACCGAACAGGCGGTGCGGGAACTGCGGGAACTCGGCTGCCCCCGCGTCGCCGTCGCGCCGTACGTGCTGGCGCCGGGCCGGCTGCCGGACCGGATCGCCCGGGGCGCGGCCGGCGCGGACGTCCTGGCGGACGTGCTGGGCCCGTCGCCGGAGGTCGCCCGGGTGCTCCTGGAGCGCTACGACGCGGCGCGGACGCCGTCGCTCCAGGCGCTGGGCGCCTGA
- a CDS encoding DUF1697 domain-containing protein — protein sequence MATRYAALLRGINVGGGRKVPMAELRGLLESLGHEDVRTYLQSGQAAFTAGHGDEESLAAELSGALARRFGFDVDVIVRDHAYLKGVVEACPFPAGELEPKQLHVTYFSAPVTDERFAEIDRQAYLPEEFRLGDRALYLYVPDGLGRSGLADHLSKPRLSKGVVATSRNWNTVRRLVEMTGT from the coding sequence ATGGCGACGAGATACGCGGCGCTGCTGCGCGGCATCAACGTGGGCGGCGGGCGGAAGGTCCCGATGGCCGAGCTGCGCGGCCTGCTGGAGAGCCTCGGTCACGAGGACGTACGCACGTACCTGCAGAGCGGCCAGGCGGCGTTCACCGCAGGCCACGGCGACGAGGAGTCGCTGGCCGCCGAGCTGTCCGGGGCGCTCGCCCGGCGGTTCGGCTTCGACGTGGACGTGATCGTGCGCGACCACGCCTATCTGAAGGGCGTCGTCGAGGCCTGCCCCTTCCCGGCCGGCGAGCTGGAGCCGAAGCAGCTCCACGTCACCTACTTCTCCGCACCCGTCACCGACGAGCGGTTCGCGGAGATCGACCGGCAGGCGTACCTCCCGGAGGAGTTCCGCCTCGGCGACCGCGCTCTCTACCTGTACGTCCCCGACGGCCTCGGCCGCTCCGGGCTCGCCGACCACCTGTCCAAGCCGCGCCTGAGCAAGGGCGTCGTCGCCACCAGCCGCAACTGGAACACGGTGCGCAGGCTGGTGGAGATGACCGGGACCTGA